In a single window of the Eshraghiella crossota genome:
- a CDS encoding restriction endonuclease subunit S yields MAKIQSVEPNIADLANGWMKTYGLNYKLEQESLNSEIDQALNDYYSKNGGAGGNRPDAKLLLRGNDIVDYPILIEYKGYEGKLVKTNVDGKVTNKNSKNLPDFKAINSYAVNGAVHYANALLHYTSYTDIIAVGMTGYKDESNKLQYEIGVYYVSKSNFGVGQKVDDYIDFSFLNPQNFDEFIDKVKKLKLTQEEIEKIKDQREQEINTSLVKLNNDIYQNEKGLSERDRVYLVAASIIATLGVPGKVAALEKQELKSSTEESYKKRFDANKVKVIENGGYPYIVRQSTENGKKGNIDEPIEYLNAGNTISFGQDTATMFYQEKPYFTGDKIKILKPKCTHFGKKNAQFFLASMRNAFCTFS; encoded by the coding sequence ATGGCTAAGATTCAGTCAGTAGAACCCAATATTGCAGATTTAGCAAATGGTTGGATGAAAACATATGGTTTAAATTATAAGTTGGAGCAAGAATCTTTAAATTCAGAAATAGACCAAGCTTTAAATGATTATTATTCAAAAAATGGCGGAGCAGGTGGAAATCGTCCCGATGCAAAGTTACTTTTAAGAGGTAATGACATAGTCGATTATCCCATTTTGATTGAATACAAAGGATATGAAGGGAAGCTTGTTAAAACCAATGTGGATGGTAAGGTGACAAATAAGAATTCTAAGAATTTACCTGATTTCAAAGCCATTAACTCTTACGCTGTCAATGGTGCAGTTCATTATGCTAATGCTTTGCTTCATTATACAAGTTATACAGACATTATTGCAGTTGGTATGACTGGTTACAAAGATGAAAGCAATAAACTTCAATATGAAATTGGTGTATATTATGTATCCAAGAGCAATTTTGGTGTGGGTCAGAAAGTTGATGATTATATAGATTTTTCTTTCCTAAATCCACAAAACTTTGATGAATTTATTGATAAAGTAAAGAAATTAAAGCTTACACAGGAAGAAATTGAAAAAATAAAGGATCAGCGAGAACAAGAAATAAATACAAGTCTTGTAAAACTTAATAATGATATTTATCAAAATGAAAAAGGACTGAGTGAACGAGACCGTGTTTATCTTGTAGCAGCATCGATTATTGCAACTCTTGGAGTTCCGGGAAAAGTTGCAGCTCTTGAAAAACAAGAACTAAAGTCCTCTACGGAAGAATCATACAAAAAACGTTTTGATGCTAACAAGGTAAAAGTAATTGAAAATGGAGGGTATCCATATATTGTACGTCAAAGTACAGAAAACGGTAAAAAGGGTAATATTGATGAACCAATAGAATATTTAAATGCAGGAAATACAATATCCTTTGGACAAGACACAGCTACAATGTTTTATCAAGAAAAACCGTATTTTACGGGAGATAAAATAAAGATACTTAAACCAAAGTGCACTCATTTTGGTAAGAAAAATGCTCAATTTTTTTTGGCTTCTATGAGAAATGCGTTTTGTACTTTTTCTTGA
- a CDS encoding restriction endonuclease subunit S, producing the protein MENFVAELEARRVAELEAYLKVSGMDNYELSDSEVQALQNYKSLRWKEFNLEKLFGKSTRGKRLKGDDRIDGTLPFVTAGETFEGISAYISNDVEIFDKNTTTIDMFGSAKYRNYRYGADDHVAVVHTENVPMKAAIFLTSAIHRAAHTGRFDYGHNFYAKDADMLNVMLPEKDGKPDYDLMEILISAIQKIVIKDVVLYTDKKIAKTREITDRGGK; encoded by the coding sequence ATGGAAAATTTTGTCGCAGAACTTGAGGCTCGACGTGTCGCAGAACTTGAGGCTTATTTAAAAGTAAGTGGAATGGATAATTATGAATTGTCAGATTCTGAAGTGCAAGCACTTCAGAATTATAAATCGTTACGATGGAAAGAATTTAATCTAGAAAAACTATTCGGTAAATCTACTCGCGGAAAACGATTAAAGGGTGATGACCGTATTGATGGAACGCTTCCGTTTGTTACGGCAGGAGAAACTTTTGAAGGAATATCGGCATATATTAGTAATGATGTAGAAATTTTTGATAAAAATACGACTACTATTGATATGTTCGGTTCTGCCAAGTATCGAAATTATAGATATGGAGCTGATGACCATGTTGCGGTTGTACATACTGAAAATGTGCCAATGAAAGCTGCTATTTTTTTGACTTCTGCCATTCATAGGGCGGCACACACTGGCAGGTTTGACTACGGTCATAATTTCTATGCTAAAGATGCAGACATGCTCAATGTTATGTTACCTGAAAAAGATGGAAAACCAGATTATGATTTAATGGAAATTTTGATTTCAGCAATACAAAAGATAGTTATCAAGGATGTTGTTTTGTATACAGATAAAAAAATTGCGAAAACAAGAGAGATAACCGATAGAGGAGGCAAATAG
- a CDS encoding HEPN domain-containing protein, with the protein MTSVREIINVISNFKCKIDRIELTFSGILQEKEEKIVLNAIFPIEEYKKMELNCELVIIGKIYDNETTLMGCRIQTASYTIENNSMSLFIIPKEIIVGKCFCSMPVVTRITISTSGLNYMFGSLSLLKPNFVFTKENSSVLNYSFPEPINADDKYGAIKLYQKFDTQLSVNVYTYSITSVIEYSFTKPLVLEDAVMKISVARSLFSFFGNGYIPFGDITFEDDVEKTKYVLYLNYKENIPVVDEPFLITTSMFSGQFQNVWELWLNLYESANPIPRLFYEIICNRSTGINSYLNLSQAIEVYSNTYRNIEANAIAKSDKNNKSKGKNTKLKHRYQDILYTYNSVLKLDEADIENYAHGFSNIRNYYTHYNHGTYVEPSYDELLSAIHILRFILLTIVYTSVGISVDNILECRKIAFFRELDIDASKILKYSKKKRCSFNGNNIEETAKR; encoded by the coding sequence GTGACATCTGTTAGAGAAATTATTAATGTTATATCAAATTTTAAATGTAAAATTGATAGAATAGAATTAACATTTTCAGGAATTCTGCAGGAAAAAGAGGAAAAAATTGTTTTAAATGCTATATTTCCGATAGAAGAATATAAAAAGATGGAGTTAAATTGTGAACTTGTTATTATAGGAAAAATATATGATAATGAAACCACTCTAATGGGATGTCGTATACAAACAGCATCATATACTATAGAGAACAACAGTATGTCACTTTTTATAATTCCTAAAGAGATAATTGTTGGAAAGTGCTTTTGTTCAATGCCTGTGGTAACGAGAATAACTATTTCCACTTCGGGATTGAATTATATGTTCGGAAGCCTATCCCTTTTGAAACCTAATTTTGTCTTCACAAAAGAAAATTCAAGTGTTTTGAATTACTCTTTTCCAGAGCCAATTAATGCTGATGATAAATATGGTGCAATAAAATTGTACCAAAAATTTGATACGCAACTGTCTGTTAATGTTTACACATATAGCATTACTTCGGTTATTGAGTATTCATTTACAAAACCGCTTGTTTTGGAAGATGCTGTTATGAAGATATCTGTAGCAAGAAGTCTTTTTTCGTTCTTTGGAAATGGATATATCCCGTTTGGAGATATAACTTTTGAAGATGATGTGGAGAAGACTAAATATGTGTTGTATTTAAACTACAAAGAAAATATTCCAGTAGTAGATGAACCATTTCTCATTACAACATCTATGTTTAGTGGTCAATTTCAGAATGTGTGGGAGCTATGGCTTAATCTTTACGAAAGTGCAAATCCGATTCCAAGGTTATTTTATGAAATTATTTGCAATCGCTCAACAGGAATAAACAGTTATTTAAATTTATCACAAGCAATTGAGGTGTATTCAAATACATATAGAAATATTGAAGCAAATGCGATTGCGAAAAGCGATAAAAATAACAAGAGTAAAGGGAAAAACACAAAATTAAAACATAGATATCAGGATATATTATATACATACAATAGCGTTCTCAAATTGGATGAGGCAGATATAGAAAATTATGCTCATGGTTTTTCTAATATAAGGAATTATTATACACACTATAACCATGGAACATATGTCGAACCATCATATGATGAACTGCTTTCTGCAATACATATATTGAGATTTATTTTGTTAACAATTGTTTATACCTCTGTTGGAATTTCAGTTGATAATATTCTTGAATGTAGAAAGATAGCTTTTTTTAGAGAATTAGATATTGATGCCAGTAAAATATTGAAATATTCAAAGAAAAAGAGATGTAGTTTTAACGGTAACAATATCGAAGAAACAGCTAAAAGATGA
- a CDS encoding NAD(+) synthase, whose product MRDNFIRCAAVSPDVTVADPLANELSIKAYMDEAAKNNVSVLVFPELCLTGYTCNDLFLQDTLLKNSLDAVIRLAEYTKDKNFIAFVGLPFMYGNCLYNVAAALCDGRIIGLIPKKNLPSYSEFYETRHFTPGFDECVNITVGNCSVPFGSKLLFACKDIPSLVIGAEICEDVWVPLPPSINHALAGATVIVNCSASDETVGKDRYRRDLISGQSARLISAYIYANAGEGESTQDLVFGGHNIIAENGTVLAESKRFKNGIIYGDTDLDRLKNERRRMTTFPNVSKDYTTVYFSLAIKDLSLNRFYNMTPFVPSSVEERELRCEEILSIQAMGLKKRLKHTGSKHAVIGISGGLDSTLALLVIVKAFDMLSIPRENIIAYTMPCFGTTDRTYNNACNLVAALHGTLKEVNIKNAVNIHFEDIGQDPDKHDITYENCQARERTQILMDGANLYNGMVIGTGDLSELALGWATYNGDHMSMYAVNSGIPKTLVRHLVRFYADTCNNDTLKNLLMDVLDTPVSPELLPPVDGKISQKTEDLVGPYELHDFFLYYILRFGFAPDKIYRIAKIAFKDVYDDAVILKWLKVFYRRFFSQQFKRSCLPDGPKVGSVAISPRGDLRMPSDACSRIWLDTIERM is encoded by the coding sequence ATGAGAGATAATTTTATAAGATGTGCCGCTGTTTCTCCCGATGTGACAGTCGCAGACCCCTTAGCCAATGAGCTTTCGATTAAAGCATATATGGATGAGGCAGCCAAAAATAATGTTTCGGTTCTGGTATTTCCCGAACTTTGTCTTACAGGATACACATGTAACGATCTTTTTTTACAGGATACACTTCTTAAGAACTCTCTTGACGCAGTAATCCGTCTTGCAGAATATACAAAAGATAAGAATTTTATTGCCTTTGTAGGGCTGCCCTTTATGTACGGTAATTGTCTCTACAATGTCGCCGCCGCATTATGTGACGGCAGAATTATCGGTCTTATCCCCAAAAAAAATCTTCCCTCTTATTCGGAATTTTATGAAACAAGACATTTCACCCCGGGTTTTGACGAATGTGTCAATATAACAGTCGGTAACTGTTCCGTTCCGTTTGGTTCAAAGCTGTTATTTGCGTGTAAAGATATTCCATCCCTTGTTATCGGGGCTGAAATCTGTGAGGATGTATGGGTTCCCTTACCTCCTTCCATAAATCATGCCCTTGCAGGTGCTACGGTAATCGTCAACTGCTCTGCCAGTGATGAAACTGTCGGTAAGGACCGGTACCGCAGGGATTTGATTTCCGGTCAGTCAGCCAGACTTATATCTGCCTACATCTATGCAAATGCGGGTGAGGGTGAATCCACACAGGATCTTGTATTCGGCGGACATAATATAATAGCCGAGAACGGAACCGTTCTTGCGGAATCAAAGCGTTTTAAGAACGGAATAATCTATGGTGACACAGACCTTGACAGGCTTAAAAATGAGCGCAGAAGAATGACAACCTTCCCTAATGTTTCAAAGGATTATACTACTGTTTATTTTTCCCTTGCAATTAAGGACCTTTCATTAAACAGGTTTTACAATATGACGCCTTTTGTCCCATCATCCGTTGAAGAAAGAGAACTTCGCTGTGAAGAAATCCTTTCCATCCAGGCAATGGGACTTAAAAAGAGGCTTAAACACACGGGCAGTAAGCATGCAGTCATCGGTATATCCGGCGGTCTTGATTCAACTCTTGCCCTTTTGGTAATCGTCAAGGCTTTTGATATGCTTTCGATTCCTCGCGAAAATATAATTGCCTACACGATGCCTTGTTTCGGCACAACTGACAGGACTTACAACAATGCCTGCAATCTTGTTGCCGCATTACATGGCACTCTCAAAGAGGTAAATATCAAAAATGCCGTTAATATCCATTTTGAGGATATCGGTCAGGACCCTGACAAACACGACATAACCTACGAGAACTGTCAGGCAAGAGAAAGAACACAGATTCTTATGGACGGTGCCAACCTGTATAACGGTATGGTTATCGGCACCGGTGATTTATCAGAGCTTGCTCTTGGCTGGGCAACCTACAATGGCGACCATATGTCAATGTATGCCGTCAATTCAGGTATTCCAAAGACCCTGGTGCGCCACCTTGTGCGTTTCTATGCCGATACCTGCAACAATGACACCTTAAAAAACCTGCTTATGGATGTACTTGATACTCCTGTAAGTCCTGAACTTCTTCCTCCTGTGGATGGCAAAATCTCCCAGAAAACAGAGGACCTTGTCGGACCTTATGAGCTTCATGACTTTTTCCTTTATTATATTTTACGTTTTGGATTTGCTCCCGATAAGATATACAGAATCGCAAAAATTGCGTTTAAAGATGTCTATGATGACGCTGTTATCCTTAAATGGCTTAAGGTATTCTACCGCCGTTTCTTCAGCCAGCAGTTCAAGCGTTCCTGCCTCCCTGACGGACCTAAGGTCGGCTCTGTTGCCATCTCCCCAAGGGGTGACCTGCGCATGCCTAGTGACGCCTGCAGCAGGATATGGCTGGACACGATTGAGAGGATGTGA
- a CDS encoding PD-(D/E)XK nuclease family protein, with translation MSIKILYGPSGHGKTEYVYSDIVKEACANPDKKYVFIVPEQSSLQAQKRVVRMHPSHGVFNIDVLTFGRLCYRVFEELQIELKETIDDTGKNLIVRKILNNIKSDFRIIKAGRRQGFVSEMKSMISELKQYGITPDMLKEIAVSAGSDRLRDKLEDISLIYSEFENYIRDRFVTVEDKPELLYRFIDNSDLLKGSTVVFDGFTGFTPVQYRLIEKIALQAENIIVTVTISSPAINNINTDMGMDELFYMSKDTIRKLGVIADNVRIPFLMQRIESDHSKYRFRNSPALNFLEENIFRYNGSTFGGSTEDIHISEHLNGKEEIQYAAAAILKEVRTHGYRFNDIGVILGDKDNFANETARIFKESGIPFFMDNKRSLIGNPMVEYIRGIIALIKERFSYEAVFRVLKNGLCGFERDKVNIFEDYILAFGINGFDRYCEKFVRAYKSKEMGLDVINEVREDFCCLISEFYSDMTKGTKASDYVNAVYDFMEKENLYEEMKMLADNTEDEDKAEEFRKSYGHVVTLLERIYDMLGDEPMTVKEFAEIMDAGFEEIKVGIIPPSNDCVMVGDLERSRIDNIKVLFVLGANEGIIPKTGDNHGILSEDERMTLSDMQIVLSPTPKEKVFMQNFYLYLNFTRPENTLYLSYGRYNDDGKEIRPSRVIGIISDMYDIKPYHPDITDFLTNRQNSFHLVSDYAKIKDYDADKNLAAVISYFVNDDVYGNIIKKIIDSFNENVMSDNLTKEAAKMLYSENLTASVSRIETYAGCAFSHFLTYGLGIGERQEHKITNIDIGDIFHKTLEYMGCTLMENGLNFGSLSDEERKDFVNVAFDKITADYKYSFFKESAANEFLKMRLSDIVNRTVWAMGEQINAGSFIPAAFEHNFIRNINGMTVNGKIDRIDIASENGSNYIKIIDYKSGENTISKEEILTGEKLQLLIYLDEALKEYEKDSVKAVPAAVFYNTLKDPVTDKKDALQDFIPSGIVGHDSIGLLDHNMDKESNVIPVKKGRDNNVAYSDKVVTDEQFRAMAGYASRRMSELVDEMTEGRISINPYEGACDFCKYSDICGFNVIKKEKYRVREKISLDDFFAKIGLENKKDE, from the coding sequence ATGTCAATTAAAATTTTATATGGTCCTTCGGGACATGGAAAAACAGAATATGTATATTCGGATATAGTTAAGGAAGCCTGTGCCAATCCGGATAAAAAATATGTATTTATAGTACCGGAGCAGTCATCTTTGCAGGCACAGAAAAGGGTCGTAAGGATGCACCCCTCACATGGTGTTTTTAATATAGATGTACTTACTTTCGGAAGACTCTGCTACAGAGTGTTTGAAGAATTGCAGATAGAGCTTAAGGAAACCATTGACGATACAGGTAAAAATCTTATCGTCAGAAAAATACTTAATAATATAAAGTCAGATTTCCGTATTATTAAGGCAGGCAGAAGACAGGGCTTTGTCAGCGAGATGAAGTCAATGATTTCAGAACTGAAACAGTACGGAATTACGCCTGATATGCTTAAAGAGATAGCAGTGAGTGCAGGCAGTGACAGACTCAGGGATAAGTTAGAGGACATAAGCCTTATTTACAGTGAATTTGAGAATTATATCAGGGACAGGTTTGTTACGGTTGAAGATAAACCGGAACTTTTATACAGATTCATTGATAATTCCGATTTACTTAAGGGAAGCACTGTTGTATTTGATGGGTTTACAGGATTTACACCTGTCCAGTACAGGCTGATAGAGAAAATTGCTCTGCAGGCGGAGAATATTATAGTTACGGTTACCATTTCATCCCCTGCCATAAATAACATCAATACGGATATGGGAATGGATGAGCTTTTTTATATGAGTAAGGATACGATAAGGAAGCTTGGAGTGATAGCAGATAATGTCCGTATTCCTTTTTTGATGCAAAGAATTGAAAGCGACCATTCAAAATATCGTTTCCGAAATTCGCCTGCCCTTAATTTTCTGGAAGAAAATATTTTCAGATATAACGGCAGTACCTTTGGCGGCAGTACGGAGGATATACATATAAGTGAGCATTTAAACGGCAAAGAAGAGATTCAATATGCTGCGGCGGCCATCTTAAAGGAAGTAAGAACCCATGGTTACCGATTTAACGATATAGGAGTTATTCTTGGGGATAAGGATAATTTTGCCAACGAAACCGCCAGAATTTTTAAGGAATCGGGCATTCCCTTTTTTATGGATAATAAAAGAAGCCTTATAGGTAATCCAATGGTTGAATATATAAGAGGTATCATTGCACTTATTAAAGAACGCTTTTCCTATGAAGCCGTGTTCCGTGTACTGAAAAACGGGCTTTGCGGATTTGAACGTGATAAAGTCAATATTTTTGAGGATTATATTCTTGCTTTTGGTATAAATGGTTTTGACAGATATTGTGAAAAGTTTGTAAGAGCATACAAGTCAAAAGAAATGGGACTTGATGTAATTAATGAAGTAAGAGAGGATTTTTGTTGCCTTATTTCAGAATTTTACAGTGATATGACAAAGGGAACCAAGGCCTCGGATTACGTCAATGCCGTGTATGATTTTATGGAAAAAGAAAACCTCTATGAGGAGATGAAAATGCTGGCAGATAATACGGAGGATGAGGATAAGGCGGAAGAATTCCGCAAAAGCTACGGACATGTGGTAACATTACTTGAAAGAATATATGATATGTTAGGTGACGAGCCTATGACGGTAAAAGAATTTGCCGAAATTATGGATGCCGGCTTTGAAGAGATAAAGGTGGGTATAATTCCACCCTCCAATGACTGTGTAATGGTTGGGGATCTGGAGCGTTCAAGAATTGATAATATCAAGGTGCTCTTTGTACTTGGTGCCAATGAAGGAATTATTCCTAAAACAGGAGATAACCATGGTATTTTGTCTGAGGATGAACGCATGACGCTTTCCGATATGCAGATTGTTCTTTCTCCGACGCCTAAAGAAAAAGTATTTATGCAGAATTTTTACCTGTATCTCAATTTTACAAGACCTGAAAATACACTGTATTTAAGTTATGGAAGGTATAACGATGATGGTAAAGAGATAAGACCGTCAAGGGTAATAGGGATAATAAGTGATATGTACGATATTAAGCCATACCACCCTGATATAACGGATTTTCTTACTAACAGACAGAACTCTTTCCACCTTGTATCGGATTATGCAAAAATCAAAGATTATGATGCGGACAAAAATCTGGCAGCAGTAATTTCTTATTTTGTTAATGATGATGTATATGGCAATATCATTAAGAAAATAATCGACAGCTTTAATGAGAATGTTATGTCCGATAATCTTACAAAAGAAGCCGCAAAAATGCTTTATAGTGAAAATCTTACCGCAAGCGTATCAAGGATAGAGACCTATGCCGGCTGTGCCTTTTCCCATTTCCTTACCTACGGACTTGGGATAGGTGAAAGACAGGAGCATAAGATAACCAATATTGATATAGGTGATATTTTTCATAAGACACTTGAATATATGGGCTGTACACTTATGGAAAACGGCCTTAATTTCGGAAGCCTCAGTGATGAAGAAAGAAAGGATTTTGTAAATGTAGCCTTTGATAAGATAACCGCTGACTATAAGTATTCCTTCTTTAAAGAGAGTGCAGCCAATGAATTTCTTAAAATGAGACTTTCCGATATTGTAAACAGAACCGTATGGGCTATGGGTGAACAGATTAACGCCGGAAGCTTTATTCCTGCGGCATTTGAACATAATTTTATCCGTAATATTAATGGCATGACTGTCAACGGCAAAATCGACAGGATTGATATAGCTTCAGAAAACGGCAGTAACTACATTAAAATTATTGATTACAAGTCGGGGGAAAATACCATAAGCAAAGAAGAAATACTTACGGGAGAAAAACTCCAGCTTCTCATATATCTTGACGAAGCACTTAAAGAGTATGAAAAAGATAGCGTTAAGGCAGTTCCGGCCGCTGTTTTTTATAATACCCTTAAAGATCCGGTAACCGATAAAAAAGATGCTCTTCAGGATTTTATTCCATCGGGGATCGTGGGACATGACAGTATCGGGCTTCTTGACCATAATATGGATAAGGAGTCCAATGTAATACCCGTAAAAAAAGGACGGGACAATAATGTGGCATACAGTGATAAAGTTGTTACGGATGAGCAGTTTAGGGCAATGGCAGGTTACGCTTCAAGGAGAATGTCAGAGCTTGTAGATGAGATGACCGAAGGCAGAATATCAATAAATCCTTACGAGGGAGCATGTGATTTTTGCAAATACAGCGATATCTGCGGATTTAATGTTATTAAAAAAGAAAAATACCGCGTAAGGGAAAAGATAAGTCTGGATGATTTTTTCGCAAAAATCGGATTGGAGAATAAGAAAGATGAGTAA